The following proteins are encoded in a genomic region of Channa argus isolate prfri chromosome 3, Channa argus male v1.0, whole genome shotgun sequence:
- the tpcn3 gene encoding two pore segment channel 3 isoform X1 has translation MSEPQKRESLPDEGAGKGIPNDGNAAKTKEDFDLAALYVSDAQYNRNIFFDTSPQAVRLYLLYNHWLPRVFLYFFILVDLALALFEEPAVVPLPFWITMLAELLCLLVFTVRLFHYAKVIPRDKFWKDPKNICIIVILLLTLIDMIIYGALVATNCYAVRWSRVLRPLLLVNITEGRQLRRAFRSIRNALPEIFYVFLLFMFSVLMFSLMALKLLGKRGLKTIDGSPYFSNYLEVVFDLYVLVTTANSPDIMMPAYNYNDIFVVFFILYIFINTYIFMTAFLAVVFNNYKKHLKEEVRQLVRAKRHKMVRAFAVLQERRGEGGELVVSQANWNQVVRLVQPNISNAHRELLWSVCDDKNQGFIGKLAFVQLADLLNIEVITLKSRPHPLQSCCPRLYLSAPSRLICRMVQHRAFVIAYDLLILVNAVFIGLDEENPLIANSEWVFLSLYLLEILLKLYVFEPRSFFSKNSFWNCLSTSQIISTRFDTIIIVSALIATIINSALKSSGGYTSREILDIIFILRVLRLIRVVDSIGRFRTIINTLIRIGPAILTFGQLIVRLWLHLDNSLLQVVYYIFAMVGMELFKGKVNFYDKDSADPAKAYCGNPLLQKTAFAESDYCKNNFNNVVSSFVLLVELTVVNQWHVLSSGFATVTHVSARIFFVLFHILVVIVIINIFVSFILEAFYVEYSVDKSDLQTSLEKKIEELELAVAQEKMDDNLVNNMETIDNDLGTGASPTAHKPALMFKIGSKRYRTVDTFLQRMFEGDLDPEDFGENDDPDAQTNGNFANPTFSSV, from the exons CAGTACAACAGAAACATCTTCTTTGACACGTCGCCTCAGGCTGTGAG actgtATCTGCTCTACAACCACTGGCTCCCACGGGTTTTCCTCTACTTCTTCATCCTGGTGGACCTGGCGCTGGCCCTCTTCGAGGAGCCGGCTGTAGTCCCTCTGCCTTTTTGG ATCACCATGTTGGCGGAGCTGCTCTGTCTGCTCGTCTTCACCGTTCGACTGTTCCACTATGCCAAAGTGATCCCTCGAGACAAGTTCTGGAAAGACCCCAAGAACATCTGCATCATCGTCATCCTCTTG CTCACTCTGATAGATATGATCATCTATGGAGCTCTGGTGGCTACAAACTGTTATGCCGTCCGCTGGTCGCGAGTCCTGCGACCGCTCCTATTGGTCAACATCACGGAGGGACGGCAG ctcCGCAGAGCTTTCCGAAGCATCCGGAACGCTCTGCCCGAGATCTTCTACGTCTTCCTGCTCTTCATGTTCAGCGTCCTCATGTTCTCCCTCATGGCTCTGAAGCTGCTGGGCAAACG AGGTCTGAAGACAATTGATGGATCTCCGTACTTCAGCAACTACCTGGAGGTGGTGTTTGATCTGTACGTCCTCGTCACCACCGCCAACAGTCCTGACATCAT GATGCCGGCCTACAACTACAATGACATCTTTGTGGTCTTCTTCATCTTGTACATCTTCATCAACACCTACATCTTCATGACTGCCTTCTTGGCCGTCGTCttcaacaattacaaaaagcaCCTGAAG GAGGAGGTACGGCAGCTGGTGAGGGCCAAAAGGCACAAGATGGTGCGAGCGTTTGCCGTTTTACAGGAGcgaaggggggaggggggcgaGCTGGTGGTGTCCCAGGCCAACTGGAATCAGGTGGTCCGACTGGTCCAGCCCAACATCAGCAACGCCCACAGAGAGCTGCTGTGGAGCGTGTGTGATGACAAGAACCAGGGCTTCATCg GTAAGTTGGCGTTCGTCCAGCTGGCCGACCTCCTGAACATCGAGGTGATCACACTCAAGTCGAGGCCACATCCACTTCAGAGTTGTTGTCCCAGGCTTTACCTGTCGGCCCCCAGCCGCCTCATCTGCCGCATGGTCCAGCACCG ggCCTTTGTAATAGCCTACGACCTGCTCATTCTGGTGAATGCCGTGTTCATCGGCTTGGACGAAGAGAATCCGTTGATCGCTAACTCTGAATGGGTATTTTTGAGTCTCTACCTCCTGGAGATCTTGCTGAAGCTCTATGTCTTCGAACCCAGGAGTTTCTTCTCCAAAAACAGCTTCTGGAACTG CTTATCCACATCCCAGATTATAAGTACGAG GTTTGACACCATCATCATTGTGTCCGCTCTCATTGCCACAATCATCAACTCGGCTCTGAAGTCGT CGGGGGGTTACACCAGCCGGGAGATCCTGGacatcatcttcatcctgcGAGTCCTCCGGCTGATCCGGGTGGTGGACAGTATCGGAAG GTTTCGCACCATCATCAACACCCTGATCAGGATTGGACCAGCCATCCTCACGTTTGGACAGCTCATTGTC AGGCTCTGGCTCCATCTGGATAATTCTCTTCTTCAGGTGGTGTACTACATCTTTGCCATGGTGGGGATGGAGCTGTTCAAAGGAAAGGTGAACTTTTATGATAAGGACTCGGCTGACCCAGCGAAGGCCTACTGTGGAAACCCTCTTCTCCAAAAAACAGCCTTCGCAGAATCCGACTACTGCAAGAACAATTTTAACAATGTGGTGTCATCCTTCGTCTTGCTGGTGGAGCTCACTGTGGTCAACCAGTGGCACG TGCTCAGCAGCGGCTTCGCCACTGTCACCCACGTGTCAGCGAGGATCTTCTTCGTCCTCTTCCACATCTTGGTCGTTATCGTCATCATCAA CATCTTCGTGTCGTTCATCCTCGAGGCGTTTTATGTGGAGTACTCGGTGGATAAAAGCGACCTGCAGACCTCTCTGGAGAAGAAAATTGAGGAACTGGAGCTGGCTGTGGCACA GGAGAAGATGGATGATAACTTGGTGAACAACATGGAAACCATTGACAACGACCTTGGAACCGGGGCTTCGCCAACCGCACACAAACCGGCTCTGATGTTTAAAATCGGCTCAAAAA GATATCGGACGGTCGACACCTTTTTGCAGCGGATGTTCGAGG
- the tpcn3 gene encoding two pore segment channel 3 isoform X3: MSEPQKRESLPDEGAGKGIPNDGNAAKTKEDFDLAALYVSDAQYNRNIFFDTSPQAVRLYLLYNHWLPRVFLYFFILVDLALALFEEPAVVPLPFWITMLAELLCLLVFTVRLFHYAKVIPRDKFWKDPKNICIIVILLLTLIDMIIYGALVATNCYAVRWSRVLRPLLLVNITEGRQLRRAFRSIRNALPEIFYVFLLFMFSVLMFSLMALKLLGKRGLKTIDGSPYFSNYLEVVFDLYVLVTTANSPDIMMPAYNYNDIFVVFFILYIFINTYIFMTAFLAVVFNNYKKHLKEEVRQLVRAKRHKMVRAFAVLQERRGEGGELVVSQANWNQVVRLVQPNISNAHRELLWSVCDDKNQGFIGKLAFVQLADLLNIEVITLKSRPHPLQSCCPRLYLSAPSRLICRMVQHRAFVIAYDLLILVNAVFIGLDEENPLIANSEWVFLSLYLLEILLKLYVFEPRSFFSKNSFWNCLSTSQIISTRFDTIIIVSALIATIINSALKSSGGYTSREILDIIFILRVLRLIRVVDSIGRFRTIINTLIRIGPAILTFGQLIVVVYYIFAMVGMELFKGKVNFYDKDSADPAKAYCGNPLLQKTAFAESDYCKNNFNNVVSSFVLLVELTVVNQWHVLSSGFATVTHVSARIFFVLFHILVVIVIINIFVSFILEAFYVEYSVDKSDLQTSLEKKIEELELAVAQEKMDDNLVNNMETIDNDLGTGASPTAHKPALMFKIGSKRYRTVDTFLQRMFEGDLDPEDFGENDDPDAQTNGNFANPTFSSV, encoded by the exons CAGTACAACAGAAACATCTTCTTTGACACGTCGCCTCAGGCTGTGAG actgtATCTGCTCTACAACCACTGGCTCCCACGGGTTTTCCTCTACTTCTTCATCCTGGTGGACCTGGCGCTGGCCCTCTTCGAGGAGCCGGCTGTAGTCCCTCTGCCTTTTTGG ATCACCATGTTGGCGGAGCTGCTCTGTCTGCTCGTCTTCACCGTTCGACTGTTCCACTATGCCAAAGTGATCCCTCGAGACAAGTTCTGGAAAGACCCCAAGAACATCTGCATCATCGTCATCCTCTTG CTCACTCTGATAGATATGATCATCTATGGAGCTCTGGTGGCTACAAACTGTTATGCCGTCCGCTGGTCGCGAGTCCTGCGACCGCTCCTATTGGTCAACATCACGGAGGGACGGCAG ctcCGCAGAGCTTTCCGAAGCATCCGGAACGCTCTGCCCGAGATCTTCTACGTCTTCCTGCTCTTCATGTTCAGCGTCCTCATGTTCTCCCTCATGGCTCTGAAGCTGCTGGGCAAACG AGGTCTGAAGACAATTGATGGATCTCCGTACTTCAGCAACTACCTGGAGGTGGTGTTTGATCTGTACGTCCTCGTCACCACCGCCAACAGTCCTGACATCAT GATGCCGGCCTACAACTACAATGACATCTTTGTGGTCTTCTTCATCTTGTACATCTTCATCAACACCTACATCTTCATGACTGCCTTCTTGGCCGTCGTCttcaacaattacaaaaagcaCCTGAAG GAGGAGGTACGGCAGCTGGTGAGGGCCAAAAGGCACAAGATGGTGCGAGCGTTTGCCGTTTTACAGGAGcgaaggggggaggggggcgaGCTGGTGGTGTCCCAGGCCAACTGGAATCAGGTGGTCCGACTGGTCCAGCCCAACATCAGCAACGCCCACAGAGAGCTGCTGTGGAGCGTGTGTGATGACAAGAACCAGGGCTTCATCg GTAAGTTGGCGTTCGTCCAGCTGGCCGACCTCCTGAACATCGAGGTGATCACACTCAAGTCGAGGCCACATCCACTTCAGAGTTGTTGTCCCAGGCTTTACCTGTCGGCCCCCAGCCGCCTCATCTGCCGCATGGTCCAGCACCG ggCCTTTGTAATAGCCTACGACCTGCTCATTCTGGTGAATGCCGTGTTCATCGGCTTGGACGAAGAGAATCCGTTGATCGCTAACTCTGAATGGGTATTTTTGAGTCTCTACCTCCTGGAGATCTTGCTGAAGCTCTATGTCTTCGAACCCAGGAGTTTCTTCTCCAAAAACAGCTTCTGGAACTG CTTATCCACATCCCAGATTATAAGTACGAG GTTTGACACCATCATCATTGTGTCCGCTCTCATTGCCACAATCATCAACTCGGCTCTGAAGTCGT CGGGGGGTTACACCAGCCGGGAGATCCTGGacatcatcttcatcctgcGAGTCCTCCGGCTGATCCGGGTGGTGGACAGTATCGGAAG GTTTCGCACCATCATCAACACCCTGATCAGGATTGGACCAGCCATCCTCACGTTTGGACAGCTCATTGTC GTGGTGTACTACATCTTTGCCATGGTGGGGATGGAGCTGTTCAAAGGAAAGGTGAACTTTTATGATAAGGACTCGGCTGACCCAGCGAAGGCCTACTGTGGAAACCCTCTTCTCCAAAAAACAGCCTTCGCAGAATCCGACTACTGCAAGAACAATTTTAACAATGTGGTGTCATCCTTCGTCTTGCTGGTGGAGCTCACTGTGGTCAACCAGTGGCACG TGCTCAGCAGCGGCTTCGCCACTGTCACCCACGTGTCAGCGAGGATCTTCTTCGTCCTCTTCCACATCTTGGTCGTTATCGTCATCATCAA CATCTTCGTGTCGTTCATCCTCGAGGCGTTTTATGTGGAGTACTCGGTGGATAAAAGCGACCTGCAGACCTCTCTGGAGAAGAAAATTGAGGAACTGGAGCTGGCTGTGGCACA GGAGAAGATGGATGATAACTTGGTGAACAACATGGAAACCATTGACAACGACCTTGGAACCGGGGCTTCGCCAACCGCACACAAACCGGCTCTGATGTTTAAAATCGGCTCAAAAA GATATCGGACGGTCGACACCTTTTTGCAGCGGATGTTCGAGG
- the tpcn3 gene encoding two pore segment channel 3 isoform X2: MSEPQKRESLPDEGAGKGIPNDGNAAKTKEDFDLAALYVSDAQYNRNIFFDTSPQAVRLYLLYNHWLPRVFLYFFILVDLALALFEEPAVVPLPFWITMLAELLCLLVFTVRLFHYAKVIPRDKFWKDPKNICIIVILLLTLIDMIIYGALVATNCYAVRWSRVLRPLLLVNITEGRQLRRAFRSIRNALPEIFYVFLLFMFSVLMFSLMALKLLGKRGLKTIDGSPYFSNYLEVVFDLYVLVTTANSPDIMMPAYNYNDIFVVFFILYIFINTYIFMTAFLAVVFNNYKKHLKEEVRQLVRAKRHKMVRAFAVLQERRGEGGELVVSQANWNQVVRLVQPNISNAHRELLWSVCDDKNQGFIGKLAFVQLADLLNIEVITLKSRPHPLQSCCPRLYLSAPSRLICRMVQHRAFVIAYDLLILVNAVFIGLDEENPLIANSEWVFLSLYLLEILLKLYVFEPRSFFSKNSFWNWFDTIIIVSALIATIINSALKSSGGYTSREILDIIFILRVLRLIRVVDSIGRFRTIINTLIRIGPAILTFGQLIVRLWLHLDNSLLQVVYYIFAMVGMELFKGKVNFYDKDSADPAKAYCGNPLLQKTAFAESDYCKNNFNNVVSSFVLLVELTVVNQWHVLSSGFATVTHVSARIFFVLFHILVVIVIINIFVSFILEAFYVEYSVDKSDLQTSLEKKIEELELAVAQEKMDDNLVNNMETIDNDLGTGASPTAHKPALMFKIGSKRYRTVDTFLQRMFEGDLDPEDFGENDDPDAQTNGNFANPTFSSV; encoded by the exons CAGTACAACAGAAACATCTTCTTTGACACGTCGCCTCAGGCTGTGAG actgtATCTGCTCTACAACCACTGGCTCCCACGGGTTTTCCTCTACTTCTTCATCCTGGTGGACCTGGCGCTGGCCCTCTTCGAGGAGCCGGCTGTAGTCCCTCTGCCTTTTTGG ATCACCATGTTGGCGGAGCTGCTCTGTCTGCTCGTCTTCACCGTTCGACTGTTCCACTATGCCAAAGTGATCCCTCGAGACAAGTTCTGGAAAGACCCCAAGAACATCTGCATCATCGTCATCCTCTTG CTCACTCTGATAGATATGATCATCTATGGAGCTCTGGTGGCTACAAACTGTTATGCCGTCCGCTGGTCGCGAGTCCTGCGACCGCTCCTATTGGTCAACATCACGGAGGGACGGCAG ctcCGCAGAGCTTTCCGAAGCATCCGGAACGCTCTGCCCGAGATCTTCTACGTCTTCCTGCTCTTCATGTTCAGCGTCCTCATGTTCTCCCTCATGGCTCTGAAGCTGCTGGGCAAACG AGGTCTGAAGACAATTGATGGATCTCCGTACTTCAGCAACTACCTGGAGGTGGTGTTTGATCTGTACGTCCTCGTCACCACCGCCAACAGTCCTGACATCAT GATGCCGGCCTACAACTACAATGACATCTTTGTGGTCTTCTTCATCTTGTACATCTTCATCAACACCTACATCTTCATGACTGCCTTCTTGGCCGTCGTCttcaacaattacaaaaagcaCCTGAAG GAGGAGGTACGGCAGCTGGTGAGGGCCAAAAGGCACAAGATGGTGCGAGCGTTTGCCGTTTTACAGGAGcgaaggggggaggggggcgaGCTGGTGGTGTCCCAGGCCAACTGGAATCAGGTGGTCCGACTGGTCCAGCCCAACATCAGCAACGCCCACAGAGAGCTGCTGTGGAGCGTGTGTGATGACAAGAACCAGGGCTTCATCg GTAAGTTGGCGTTCGTCCAGCTGGCCGACCTCCTGAACATCGAGGTGATCACACTCAAGTCGAGGCCACATCCACTTCAGAGTTGTTGTCCCAGGCTTTACCTGTCGGCCCCCAGCCGCCTCATCTGCCGCATGGTCCAGCACCG ggCCTTTGTAATAGCCTACGACCTGCTCATTCTGGTGAATGCCGTGTTCATCGGCTTGGACGAAGAGAATCCGTTGATCGCTAACTCTGAATGGGTATTTTTGAGTCTCTACCTCCTGGAGATCTTGCTGAAGCTCTATGTCTTCGAACCCAGGAGTTTCTTCTCCAAAAACAGCTTCTGGAACTG GTTTGACACCATCATCATTGTGTCCGCTCTCATTGCCACAATCATCAACTCGGCTCTGAAGTCGT CGGGGGGTTACACCAGCCGGGAGATCCTGGacatcatcttcatcctgcGAGTCCTCCGGCTGATCCGGGTGGTGGACAGTATCGGAAG GTTTCGCACCATCATCAACACCCTGATCAGGATTGGACCAGCCATCCTCACGTTTGGACAGCTCATTGTC AGGCTCTGGCTCCATCTGGATAATTCTCTTCTTCAGGTGGTGTACTACATCTTTGCCATGGTGGGGATGGAGCTGTTCAAAGGAAAGGTGAACTTTTATGATAAGGACTCGGCTGACCCAGCGAAGGCCTACTGTGGAAACCCTCTTCTCCAAAAAACAGCCTTCGCAGAATCCGACTACTGCAAGAACAATTTTAACAATGTGGTGTCATCCTTCGTCTTGCTGGTGGAGCTCACTGTGGTCAACCAGTGGCACG TGCTCAGCAGCGGCTTCGCCACTGTCACCCACGTGTCAGCGAGGATCTTCTTCGTCCTCTTCCACATCTTGGTCGTTATCGTCATCATCAA CATCTTCGTGTCGTTCATCCTCGAGGCGTTTTATGTGGAGTACTCGGTGGATAAAAGCGACCTGCAGACCTCTCTGGAGAAGAAAATTGAGGAACTGGAGCTGGCTGTGGCACA GGAGAAGATGGATGATAACTTGGTGAACAACATGGAAACCATTGACAACGACCTTGGAACCGGGGCTTCGCCAACCGCACACAAACCGGCTCTGATGTTTAAAATCGGCTCAAAAA GATATCGGACGGTCGACACCTTTTTGCAGCGGATGTTCGAGG
- the tpcn3 gene encoding two pore segment channel 3 isoform X4: MSEPQKRESLPDEGAGKGIPNDGNAAKTKEDFDLAALYVSDAQYNRNIFFDTSPQAVRLYLLYNHWLPRVFLYFFILVDLALALFEEPAVVPLPFWITMLAELLCLLVFTVRLFHYAKVIPRDKFWKDPKNICIIVILLLTLIDMIIYGALVATNCYAVRWSRVLRPLLLVNITEGRQLRRAFRSIRNALPEIFYVFLLFMFSVLMFSLMALKLLGKRGLKTIDGSPYFSNYLEVVFDLYVLVTTANSPDIMMPAYNYNDIFVVFFILYIFINTYIFMTAFLAVVFNNYKKHLKEEVRQLVRAKRHKMVRAFAVLQERRGEGGELVVSQANWNQVVRLVQPNISNAHRELLWSVCDDKNQGFIGKLAFVQLADLLNIEVITLKSRPHPLQSCCPRLYLSAPSRLICRMVQHRAFVIAYDLLILVNAVFIGLDEENPLIANSEWVFLSLYLLEILLKLYVFEPRSFFSKNSFWNWFDTIIIVSALIATIINSALKSSGGYTSREILDIIFILRVLRLIRVVDSIGRFRTIINTLIRIGPAILTFGQLIVVVYYIFAMVGMELFKGKVNFYDKDSADPAKAYCGNPLLQKTAFAESDYCKNNFNNVVSSFVLLVELTVVNQWHVLSSGFATVTHVSARIFFVLFHILVVIVIINIFVSFILEAFYVEYSVDKSDLQTSLEKKIEELELAVAQEKMDDNLVNNMETIDNDLGTGASPTAHKPALMFKIGSKRYRTVDTFLQRMFEGDLDPEDFGENDDPDAQTNGNFANPTFSSV, translated from the exons CAGTACAACAGAAACATCTTCTTTGACACGTCGCCTCAGGCTGTGAG actgtATCTGCTCTACAACCACTGGCTCCCACGGGTTTTCCTCTACTTCTTCATCCTGGTGGACCTGGCGCTGGCCCTCTTCGAGGAGCCGGCTGTAGTCCCTCTGCCTTTTTGG ATCACCATGTTGGCGGAGCTGCTCTGTCTGCTCGTCTTCACCGTTCGACTGTTCCACTATGCCAAAGTGATCCCTCGAGACAAGTTCTGGAAAGACCCCAAGAACATCTGCATCATCGTCATCCTCTTG CTCACTCTGATAGATATGATCATCTATGGAGCTCTGGTGGCTACAAACTGTTATGCCGTCCGCTGGTCGCGAGTCCTGCGACCGCTCCTATTGGTCAACATCACGGAGGGACGGCAG ctcCGCAGAGCTTTCCGAAGCATCCGGAACGCTCTGCCCGAGATCTTCTACGTCTTCCTGCTCTTCATGTTCAGCGTCCTCATGTTCTCCCTCATGGCTCTGAAGCTGCTGGGCAAACG AGGTCTGAAGACAATTGATGGATCTCCGTACTTCAGCAACTACCTGGAGGTGGTGTTTGATCTGTACGTCCTCGTCACCACCGCCAACAGTCCTGACATCAT GATGCCGGCCTACAACTACAATGACATCTTTGTGGTCTTCTTCATCTTGTACATCTTCATCAACACCTACATCTTCATGACTGCCTTCTTGGCCGTCGTCttcaacaattacaaaaagcaCCTGAAG GAGGAGGTACGGCAGCTGGTGAGGGCCAAAAGGCACAAGATGGTGCGAGCGTTTGCCGTTTTACAGGAGcgaaggggggaggggggcgaGCTGGTGGTGTCCCAGGCCAACTGGAATCAGGTGGTCCGACTGGTCCAGCCCAACATCAGCAACGCCCACAGAGAGCTGCTGTGGAGCGTGTGTGATGACAAGAACCAGGGCTTCATCg GTAAGTTGGCGTTCGTCCAGCTGGCCGACCTCCTGAACATCGAGGTGATCACACTCAAGTCGAGGCCACATCCACTTCAGAGTTGTTGTCCCAGGCTTTACCTGTCGGCCCCCAGCCGCCTCATCTGCCGCATGGTCCAGCACCG ggCCTTTGTAATAGCCTACGACCTGCTCATTCTGGTGAATGCCGTGTTCATCGGCTTGGACGAAGAGAATCCGTTGATCGCTAACTCTGAATGGGTATTTTTGAGTCTCTACCTCCTGGAGATCTTGCTGAAGCTCTATGTCTTCGAACCCAGGAGTTTCTTCTCCAAAAACAGCTTCTGGAACTG GTTTGACACCATCATCATTGTGTCCGCTCTCATTGCCACAATCATCAACTCGGCTCTGAAGTCGT CGGGGGGTTACACCAGCCGGGAGATCCTGGacatcatcttcatcctgcGAGTCCTCCGGCTGATCCGGGTGGTGGACAGTATCGGAAG GTTTCGCACCATCATCAACACCCTGATCAGGATTGGACCAGCCATCCTCACGTTTGGACAGCTCATTGTC GTGGTGTACTACATCTTTGCCATGGTGGGGATGGAGCTGTTCAAAGGAAAGGTGAACTTTTATGATAAGGACTCGGCTGACCCAGCGAAGGCCTACTGTGGAAACCCTCTTCTCCAAAAAACAGCCTTCGCAGAATCCGACTACTGCAAGAACAATTTTAACAATGTGGTGTCATCCTTCGTCTTGCTGGTGGAGCTCACTGTGGTCAACCAGTGGCACG TGCTCAGCAGCGGCTTCGCCACTGTCACCCACGTGTCAGCGAGGATCTTCTTCGTCCTCTTCCACATCTTGGTCGTTATCGTCATCATCAA CATCTTCGTGTCGTTCATCCTCGAGGCGTTTTATGTGGAGTACTCGGTGGATAAAAGCGACCTGCAGACCTCTCTGGAGAAGAAAATTGAGGAACTGGAGCTGGCTGTGGCACA GGAGAAGATGGATGATAACTTGGTGAACAACATGGAAACCATTGACAACGACCTTGGAACCGGGGCTTCGCCAACCGCACACAAACCGGCTCTGATGTTTAAAATCGGCTCAAAAA GATATCGGACGGTCGACACCTTTTTGCAGCGGATGTTCGAGG